A genomic stretch from Polyangium spumosum includes:
- a CDS encoding class I SAM-dependent methyltransferase, with the protein MEHVVLPTARVAAPLEGYRPELEPFHPSASHRMDMAALLTMLDELSFRSMLDVGHRTGLVVREARERHPGRRIDGVDRFDFGAGEAARRLRRRYDVITAVHTLNQATNLDRAAANLADHLTAGGHLLIVQSTPASAGLGVKYLDPRELDLALSPHGLRRMRRLEYGNELLVYRKDG; encoded by the coding sequence ATGGAACACGTCGTCCTGCCAACCGCTCGTGTCGCCGCTCCCCTGGAGGGGTATCGGCCGGAGCTCGAGCCGTTTCATCCGTCGGCGAGCCATCGGATGGACATGGCGGCGCTCTTGACGATGCTCGACGAGCTCTCGTTCCGCTCGATGCTGGACGTCGGCCACCGGACCGGGCTCGTGGTGCGTGAGGCGCGGGAGCGTCATCCGGGGCGGCGCATCGACGGCGTCGATCGATTCGACTTCGGCGCGGGCGAGGCGGCGCGGCGGCTGCGACGGCGTTACGACGTCATCACGGCGGTCCATACGCTGAACCAGGCGACGAACCTGGATCGGGCCGCGGCGAACCTGGCCGATCACCTCACGGCGGGCGGGCACCTCTTGATCGTGCAATCGACCCCGGCGTCCGCGGGGCTCGGCGTGAAATACCTCGACCCGCGGGAGCTCGACCTCGCGCTCTCCCCGCACGGCCTCCGGCGGATGCGGCGGCTCGAATACGGCAACGAGCTCCTGGTGTATCGAAAAGACGGATAG